CATCCGAGATATTGCCGAACGGGCAGGCGTGTCCGTTCCCACCGTGTCGCTCGTATTACGCGAAAGTCCCCTGGTCGCCAGGAAGACGGTGGCAAAGGTGCAGGCCGCCATTCAGGAACTCGGATACGTGTATAACCGCAATGCGGCATCGATGCGATCGCGTCGTAGCGGTGTCATTGCCGTATCGGTCAACGATCTTGCCAATCCCTATTTCGCGGGCCTCGCGTCCTCCGTGGAACGTGCGCTTTACCAAATCGATCGGACCGTGTTGATTTCCGATGTACGGGAAGACACATCTCGACAGACGCATTTCATCGAGAAAATGCGCGAGCACAATGTCGATGGCCTATTGCTGTGTCCGGCGCATCGCACCGAATCCGATCAACTCGTTGCGCATCTGAAAAAAGCCGGCATGCCCTGCGTACTTGTGTCGCGTGACCTGCCCGACAGCGGCCTCGATTACGCCGGGTACGATCATCGATACGGGATGCGTGTCGCGGTTGAACATCTGATCGCGCTTGGGCATCGGCGGATCGCGTTGCTGGGTGGCTCGTCCTCCACGTGGGTCGGCCGCGAACGCGTCGCCGGCTACCGGGATGCTTTGCGACGTTATAAGATCCGACGCGACGCCGCCCTCGAAATTGAAGGCGAACTCACACGACATTCCGGCATGTCGTTGCTCGATCAAGCGCTCGCGTTGCCGGAGCCTCCGACCGCGGCCGCATGCGCGAACGACACGGTTGCCTTCGGCGTGATGCTCGCGTTGCACCGACGGGGATTGGAACCGGGTATCGATTTTTCCGTCACGGGCCATGACGACGTCGCCGAATCGGCGCTGTGGACTCCCGCGCTGACGACCGTGTCGATCGATTTCGATCAACTCGGCGAGCAAGCCGCCGCGATGCTGTTGCGCCGCATCGATAACCCCGCAATCGAGCGTCAGCATGTCAGTCTGCCAGTGCGGCTCGAAACCCGCGGCTCGACTTGTCCACCACGGGTCAGTCGCGCGAGGTAATACCGTATCGGATCCCACGGCGTTTGCGATCCGGTTGTCTCCACTCATTATGTCTGTCCGACTCGGTTCGTTTCGATGATAAATTTAGAACGTTCTAAATTTATCATCGGCGAATCCCCCTTCTTTGTCAAGCGTGTCGCGTTCCACTCCAGGGCTTCCGCATGAAGGCCGGTTGCGTCGCGATAAGGTTAAGTAGTCGTGTCTGAATTATTCGCTTTGGTCGGCCGTTGTCCTAACTGCTGGAAGACCACAGTGATTGGGCGGTTGAGCAAAGCGATCAGAACAAGGGCGTAATAAGGCCTCCGTATTCCGAGGATCATCCGCAGGTTATGGCCGGCGCCGCACGGCACTGCGTGTATCGCATCACCGAGCGCACTTTGAGCGAGTTCCGATCGCGCTTCGCCTTCGGATCATCGCGCGCACGCCGCGCGTGATCCCGCGTCGCAATCCCGGGTGATAGGTCATCACGCCATCGACGAAGACGCCTTTGTCGCCGCGATCAACAATGGTCGCTTCCGGCTGCACGTCGCTCAGGAGCGTCGCCTGCTCCAGCGCTTCAGCCAGACGTACCGGCGGATGCTTCAGGTTAGTCTGCTCGCGCAGGGAATGTCGGAACAAATCGCCTTCGCTCACCGCTGTCTTCGGGCCCATCCAGACCTCGACAGAATTTGCAGGAAACTACCCATAATCTGCCAGGTTCCTGCACATGCACCAACCACTTTCCACTTCAAACCCTTGCTGCACTGGGCGCTTCGAATTATTCAGACCCGACTAAGTAGCCTCATAAGCCTTGCTCTTTGCAGCGGAGTCAGCCCTCGCGTAGCGCTCACCTGCTGAACACGTGCGCGCAAGTAGGTCCGGCCGAACAATGATTCTGCGCCATTGCACGACAGGATCTGTTCGAGATGTGAAATCGGATCCTCGGCAGTCTGGGGCGTGTAAGGGCTCTCCGTGTCTCCAGATAGTTTCTTGATTGTCGTCTTCATCCACTTTTCTCGATGTCGTGACCGAATAAGTCCGGTCCGTATATCCGTGTGCGGCGGTGCGATCACATTCTTTCGCGCGTTTGATGCCAGCACTCGTGATCATTCAGATCTCGTAGCATCCGTGCCCGCGACCGCTCACGGCGATAGTGACCAATCACCATGAACACGGCGATACAAAGGGCCGAGCCTCCGATAATCAGGCCCATCCAGATTTCACTCATGTCACGTTTCTCTCGAGGAGCAATAGGGTTGTTGCGTGAGCGGCTCATGCGGGCTTCGCATGACTGTTACTGCATGTGCTGGCCGCCGTTGATCGCAACATTGGCTCCGGTCACAAAGCCGGCATCGTCCGAGCAGAGGTAAAGCACGAGCGCCGCCACTTCGTCGGGCCTGCCCAGACGTCCCACAGGGATATGCGGCAGGATCTTTGTATCGAGAATCTCCTGTGGAATCGCCGTAACCATCTTCGTCGCCAGGTAGCCCGGCGAAACCGTGTTGACAGTAACCCCTCTACGCGCCACTTCCAGTGCCAGCGATTTCGTGAAGCCGTGCATGCCGGCCTTGGCCGCGGCGTAGTTGGTTTGGCCGATCGAGCCTTTCGAGCCGTTGACAGAAGAAATGTTGACGATGCGTCCCCAGCCTCGTGCGACCATCCCTTCGCACAGCGGCTTCGTCATGTTGAATACCGAATCCAGATTGGTGCGGATGACCGCGTCCCAACTGACCTTGTCCATCTTCCGCAGTG
This is a stretch of genomic DNA from Paraburkholderia sp. HP33-1. It encodes these proteins:
- the phbB gene encoding acetoacetyl-CoA reductase, with the protein product MTKRIAVVTGGMGGLGEAISMKLHDAGYAVVVTHSLSNASSAGWLANMETQGRNFRAYPVDVADYDSCQHCAARIQAEVGPVDILVNNAGITEDMTLRKMDKVSWDAVIRTNLDSVFNMTKPLCEGMVARGWGRIVNISSVNGSKGSIGQTNYAAAKAGMHGFTKSLALEVARRGVTVNTVSPGYLATKMVTAIPQEILDTKILPHIPVGRLGRPDEVAALVLYLCSDDAGFVTGANVAINGGQHMQ
- a CDS encoding LacI family DNA-binding transcriptional regulator codes for the protein MQAPPRVTIRDIAERAGVSVPTVSLVLRESPLVARKTVAKVQAAIQELGYVYNRNAASMRSRRSGVIAVSVNDLANPYFAGLASSVERALYQIDRTVLISDVREDTSRQTHFIEKMREHNVDGLLLCPAHRTESDQLVAHLKKAGMPCVLVSRDLPDSGLDYAGYDHRYGMRVAVEHLIALGHRRIALLGGSSSTWVGRERVAGYRDALRRYKIRRDAALEIEGELTRHSGMSLLDQALALPEPPTAAACANDTVAFGVMLALHRRGLEPGIDFSVTGHDDVAESALWTPALTTVSIDFDQLGEQAAAMLLRRIDNPAIERQHVSLPVRLETRGSTCPPRVSRAR